One Natrinema marinum genomic window carries:
- a CDS encoding transcription initiation factor IIB, protein MTDTSIRTYTNERETENEAETSVSDEREHCPECGGRLVSDDEHAETVCEDCGLVVEEDEIDRGPEWRAFDAAEKDEKSRVGAPTTNMMHDQGLSTNIGWQDKDAYGRALSSRQRQKMQRLRTWNERFRTRDSKERNLKQALGEIDRMASALGLPENVRETASVIYRRALEEDLLPGRSIEGVATASLYAAARQAGTPRSLDEISAVSRVEKMELTRTYRYIIRELGLEVKPADPEHYVPRFVSDLDLSDETERMARELLESARQEGVHSGKSPVGLAAAAVYAAALLTNEKVTQNEVSEVASISEVTIRNRYKELLEASDTAAPA, encoded by the coding sequence ATGACAGATACCAGCATCCGAACCTATACGAACGAACGCGAGACCGAAAACGAGGCGGAAACTTCGGTATCCGACGAGCGAGAGCACTGCCCCGAGTGTGGTGGCCGACTGGTCTCCGACGACGAACACGCCGAGACGGTCTGTGAAGACTGCGGCCTCGTCGTCGAGGAAGACGAGATCGACCGCGGCCCCGAGTGGCGGGCGTTCGACGCCGCCGAGAAGGACGAGAAGTCCCGCGTCGGCGCACCGACGACGAACATGATGCACGACCAGGGACTCTCGACGAACATCGGCTGGCAGGACAAAGACGCCTATGGCCGCGCGCTCTCGAGTCGCCAGCGCCAGAAGATGCAGCGCCTCCGCACCTGGAACGAGCGCTTCCGCACTCGCGACTCGAAGGAGCGCAACCTCAAGCAGGCGCTCGGCGAGATCGACCGTATGGCCTCCGCGCTCGGTCTCCCCGAGAACGTCCGCGAGACCGCCTCGGTCATCTATCGACGCGCGCTCGAGGAGGATCTTCTCCCGGGCCGGTCGATCGAGGGCGTCGCGACGGCGTCGCTGTACGCCGCCGCCCGTCAGGCCGGCACCCCGCGCAGCCTCGACGAGATCTCGGCGGTCTCCCGCGTCGAGAAGATGGAACTGACTCGGACCTACCGCTACATCATCCGGGAACTCGGCCTCGAGGTCAAGCCGGCCGACCCCGAACACTACGTGCCGCGGTTCGTCAGCGATCTCGACCTCTCCGACGAGACCGAACGCATGGCGCGCGAACTGCTCGAGTCGGCCCGCCAGGAGGGCGTCCACAGCGGCAAATCGCCTGTCGGCCTCGCCGCGGCCGCGGTCTACGCCGCCGCCTTGCTGACCAACGAGAAGGTCACTCAGAACGAGGTCAGCGAAGTCGCCAGCATCTCCGAAGTGACCATCCGCAACCGGTACAAGGAACTTCTCGAGGCCTCGGATACGGCCGCACCGGCCTGA
- a CDS encoding DUF357 domain-containing protein: MAADLEEKTDRYGVLLAEALEEATVAPPDGTPMAEAAADCYEMAASYLEDGNHFRDQEDLVNALASFSYGHAWLDAGARVGLFDVPTEGHLFTVE; this comes from the coding sequence ATGGCTGCCGATCTCGAGGAGAAGACGGATCGCTACGGTGTATTGCTCGCGGAGGCGCTCGAGGAGGCGACGGTCGCGCCGCCCGACGGGACGCCGATGGCTGAGGCGGCCGCCGACTGCTACGAGATGGCGGCGTCCTATCTCGAGGACGGGAACCACTTTCGTGACCAGGAGGACCTCGTCAACGCGCTGGCGTCGTTTTCCTACGGTCACGCGTGGCTCGATGCGGGCGCCCGCGTCGGACTGTTCGACGTGCCGACCGAGGGTCACCTCTTTACCGTCGAGTAA
- a CDS encoding DUF389 domain-containing protein has protein sequence MRLIQVFVPVAVRDEALRVLEREDLDYVRTDEHSDGTDGELVAFPVPPQAVDTVLSSLREAGVEDDFVVVSSLETARTPRIEELEERYVNGSEEDDSVAREEIRTRALNMTPGRLTYYAMTVLSALVATAGLLLDSPAIVVGSMVIAPQVSAALTGTVGLVLEDRAMIRSGLSSLALGLAVAIATAFAFAWLIRFSGVVPSTVDITAIAQVQHRISPGLLALVVGVCAGAAGAFGLATAIPVSLVGVMIAVALIPAAAAVGIGLAWGHAPVALGAFVLVAVNAASVLLAGIAVFWYFGYRPEGWTTGTLRGNVSRDRIGTFAVVFALGAVVVAGSGVVLGQHVAFENEVNEGVRTVLSSGEYDDLELVEVRTEFNDGGLVTDETRVAVVVQRPADRPYPRLANTLETALETRTERSVTVTVEFVEGATTDGSSQ, from the coding sequence GTGCGTCTCATTCAGGTGTTCGTCCCAGTCGCCGTGCGAGACGAGGCGCTCCGCGTTCTCGAGCGCGAGGACCTCGACTACGTCCGGACCGACGAGCACAGTGACGGGACCGACGGCGAACTCGTCGCGTTCCCGGTGCCACCTCAGGCCGTCGACACCGTCCTGTCGTCGCTGCGCGAGGCCGGCGTCGAGGACGATTTCGTCGTCGTCTCCTCGCTCGAGACCGCTCGAACCCCGCGAATCGAGGAACTCGAGGAGCGGTACGTCAACGGCAGCGAGGAAGACGACAGCGTCGCCCGCGAGGAGATACGCACGCGGGCGCTGAACATGACGCCTGGGCGGCTCACCTACTACGCGATGACCGTTCTGAGCGCGCTCGTCGCGACGGCGGGGCTCCTGCTCGACTCGCCGGCGATCGTCGTGGGGTCGATGGTGATCGCCCCGCAGGTCAGCGCTGCCCTCACGGGGACCGTCGGGCTTGTTCTCGAGGACCGAGCTATGATCCGAAGCGGACTCTCGTCGCTGGCGCTCGGACTCGCCGTCGCGATCGCCACCGCTTTCGCGTTCGCCTGGCTGATCCGGTTCAGCGGCGTCGTCCCCTCGACCGTCGATATCACCGCCATCGCACAGGTCCAACACCGGATATCGCCGGGCCTGCTCGCGCTCGTCGTCGGCGTCTGTGCCGGGGCCGCGGGCGCGTTCGGTCTCGCCACGGCGATCCCCGTCTCGCTGGTCGGCGTGATGATCGCCGTCGCGCTGATCCCGGCCGCGGCCGCGGTGGGTATCGGGCTCGCCTGGGGCCACGCACCCGTCGCGCTCGGCGCCTTCGTTCTGGTCGCGGTCAACGCCGCCTCGGTCCTCCTCGCGGGAATCGCCGTGTTCTGGTACTTCGGCTACCGGCCCGAAGGCTGGACTACCGGAACGCTCCGCGGGAACGTCTCCAGAGACCGGATCGGTACGTTCGCCGTCGTCTTCGCTCTCGGTGCGGTCGTCGTCGCCGGCTCCGGCGTCGTCCTCGGCCAGCACGTTGCCTTCGAGAACGAGGTCAACGAGGGGGTCAGGACCGTCCTGAGCAGCGGGGAGTACGACGACCTCGAACTGGTCGAGGTTCGCACCGAGTTCAACGACGGCGGTCTCGTCACCGACGAGACGAGAGTCGCGGTCGTCGTCCAGCGACCCGCGGACCGACCCTATCCACGGCTCGCGAACACGCTCGAGACGGCCCTCGAGACCCGAACGGAGAGATCGGTAACGGTCACGGTCGAGTTCGTCGAGGGAGCAACGACCGACGGCTCGTCACAGTAA
- a CDS encoding FAD-dependent oxidoreductase — translation MSDQPRVEIYTKEDCPYCEKAKDLFDSKGVEYETYNVTGDDDLFEEMVERADGRKTAPEVFIDDELIGGWDDTSALDETGELDDKLGIASDESDDIVEHRKLIIAGTGIAGLTAAIYAGRSNNEPLVIEGDEPGGQLTLTTDVANYPGFPDGIGGPELVNNMKEQAKQFGAELKNGIIESVERVEQGSTANRNASHSGGNSSQPFRVEFTNGDVYTADAVIAASGASARTLGVPGEDELMGYGLSTCATCDGAFFRGEDMLVVGGGDAAMEEATFLTKFADTVYLVHRREEFRAEDYWIDRVHEKVEEGEIEIMKNTELIEIHGSQEGGVDHVTLVENDEGHPTDRLDDPETEEFDFDVGAVFFAIGHTPNTDYLADTGVEMDDEGYLKTKGGDGGGQTETHVPGIFGAGDVVDYHYQQAVTAAGMGSKAALDADEYLEDLERADSSAEEAEPAAADD, via the coding sequence ATGAGCGACCAGCCGCGCGTCGAGATCTATACCAAGGAGGATTGCCCCTACTGCGAGAAGGCCAAGGACCTCTTCGACAGCAAGGGCGTCGAGTACGAGACGTACAACGTCACCGGCGACGACGACCTCTTCGAGGAGATGGTCGAGCGCGCAGACGGCCGCAAAACCGCACCCGAGGTATTCATCGACGACGAACTGATCGGCGGCTGGGACGACACGAGCGCACTCGATGAAACCGGCGAACTCGACGATAAGCTCGGTATCGCGAGCGATGAGAGCGACGATATCGTCGAACATCGCAAACTCATCATCGCCGGCACCGGTATCGCCGGACTCACCGCGGCGATCTACGCCGGCCGGTCGAACAACGAGCCGCTCGTCATCGAGGGCGACGAGCCCGGCGGACAGCTCACCCTGACCACCGACGTGGCTAACTACCCCGGCTTCCCCGACGGGATCGGCGGCCCAGAGCTCGTCAACAACATGAAAGAGCAGGCCAAACAGTTCGGCGCGGAGCTCAAAAACGGTATCATCGAATCCGTCGAGCGCGTCGAACAAGGCTCGACTGCGAACCGGAACGCGTCGCACTCCGGTGGCAACTCGAGTCAGCCGTTCCGGGTCGAGTTCACCAATGGGGATGTCTACACTGCCGACGCCGTCATCGCCGCCTCAGGGGCCAGCGCCCGCACGCTCGGCGTCCCCGGCGAGGACGAACTCATGGGCTACGGCCTCTCGACGTGTGCGACCTGTGACGGCGCGTTCTTCCGCGGCGAGGACATGCTCGTCGTCGGCGGCGGCGACGCCGCCATGGAGGAAGCGACCTTCCTCACGAAGTTCGCCGACACCGTCTATCTCGTCCACCGCCGCGAGGAGTTCCGCGCCGAGGACTACTGGATCGACCGCGTTCACGAGAAAGTCGAGGAAGGCGAGATCGAGATCATGAAAAACACCGAACTGATCGAGATCCACGGCTCTCAGGAGGGCGGCGTCGACCACGTCACCCTCGTCGAGAACGACGAGGGCCATCCCACCGACCGCCTCGACGACCCCGAAACCGAGGAGTTCGACTTCGACGTCGGCGCGGTTTTCTTCGCGATCGGCCACACCCCCAACACCGACTACCTCGCTGACACCGGCGTTGAGATGGACGACGAGGGGTACCTCAAAACGAAGGGCGGCGACGGCGGCGGCCAGACCGAGACCCACGTTCCCGGCATCTTCGGCGCCGGCGACGTCGTCGACTACCACTACCAGCAGGCCGTGACTGCGGCCGGGATGGGCTCGAAAGCCGCCCTCGATGCCGACGAATACTTAGAGGATCTCGAACGAGCCGACTCGAGCGCCGAAGAAGCCGAGCCGGCCGCGGCCGACGACTGA
- a CDS encoding BGTF surface domain-containing protein, with the protein MQNGESVQSIRVNSTANTAMLDTSSLSEGRYYIKSDGYETGSFWINTHEISTEFSSDSARQGDSATLEYDDVSDAPRPDGDTNVSVTGTYEGEDLTEDELGNIFGSSAEGEANDGAVLLSGLNPDQDLTASFASDQDLGNYTFTFDVTDTTAEDTATVTVENSVSEDVSFDKTTYTGVTGDNVEVGIDLTATNGAFLQIKHEDTLVGNITLSSIEEEDVTVVVNTYNGDVKVLDSEGEVIATQADSEVDVDQLSGNAPLPAVEYDVEAYLNQGDADVTDAAVLILNERSTDSIKTHVAPSDLSISDDAADFLDSATQDDTVADGDYLITQVEASGVYGYLTTNDALNNNQGLRLIYEQQNVGPFGQSNQFNLTDLHTSDYQIHQDAENETFYVIFNTDNGNVSMEEAQQWNAEFKINESNEYIDSSDDVQSVDTNVDVEAPNVELNGQFTEDDQLQVSNSAESQVSADTNLAPGTEASYYIRFQTQVYEHQTTVDADGMISATFDFSDRSAGEEIKTVRISAAGEKAQSSGVVVESGDQPETTIEVSGDAPATVEKGADASLDVSVSNTGDSSESVDYHVTINGEEVDSQTLELEAGGEHTDSFEINTSATGDITWEVHAGDQSDSGTVTVEKADGDSGSDSGSSDSGGDSGSDSGSDSGSSDSGGDSGGDDGDSGSSGTPGFGVGVALVALLGAAMLALRRQD; encoded by the coding sequence ATGCAGAACGGCGAAAGCGTCCAGAGCATTCGTGTCAACAGCACCGCCAACACGGCGATGCTCGACACGAGCTCTCTCAGCGAAGGCCGATACTACATCAAGAGTGATGGGTATGAAACCGGATCCTTCTGGATCAACACCCACGAGATCTCCACCGAGTTCTCGAGTGACTCCGCCCGACAGGGTGACAGCGCTACCCTCGAATACGACGACGTGAGCGACGCGCCTCGTCCGGACGGCGACACCAACGTCTCCGTGACCGGTACGTACGAGGGCGAGGATCTCACTGAGGACGAACTCGGTAACATCTTCGGGAGCTCGGCCGAAGGTGAAGCAAACGACGGCGCAGTCCTGCTCAGTGGTCTCAACCCCGATCAGGACCTCACTGCGTCCTTCGCTAGTGACCAGGACCTCGGTAACTACACGTTCACGTTCGACGTGACCGATACGACGGCCGAGGACACCGCCACCGTCACCGTCGAGAATTCGGTTAGTGAGGATGTCTCCTTCGATAAGACGACCTACACGGGCGTCACTGGAGACAACGTTGAGGTCGGTATCGACCTCACCGCCACCAACGGCGCATTCCTCCAGATCAAGCACGAGGACACTCTCGTCGGCAACATTACGCTCAGCAGCATCGAAGAAGAGGACGTAACTGTCGTCGTTAACACGTACAACGGAGACGTGAAAGTCCTCGACAGCGAAGGTGAAGTCATCGCAACGCAGGCTGACAGCGAAGTCGATGTTGACCAGCTCAGTGGTAACGCGCCGCTGCCAGCAGTCGAGTACGATGTTGAGGCCTATCTCAATCAGGGCGACGCGGACGTCACGGACGCTGCAGTGCTGATCCTCAACGAGCGGTCGACTGACTCGATCAAGACGCACGTTGCACCATCTGACCTCAGCATCAGCGACGATGCTGCGGACTTCCTCGACTCGGCGACCCAGGATGACACCGTCGCAGACGGTGACTACCTGATCACGCAGGTTGAGGCATCCGGTGTTTACGGCTACCTGACGACCAACGACGCCCTGAACAACAATCAGGGTCTCCGTCTCATCTACGAGCAGCAGAACGTTGGCCCGTTCGGACAGAGTAATCAGTTCAACCTCACTGACCTCCACACCAGTGACTACCAGATCCACCAGGACGCCGAGAACGAGACGTTCTACGTGATCTTCAACACTGACAACGGCAACGTGTCGATGGAGGAGGCTCAGCAGTGGAACGCCGAGTTCAAGATCAACGAAAGCAACGAGTACATCGACAGCAGTGACGATGTCCAGAGCGTCGACACGAACGTCGATGTCGAAGCGCCTAACGTTGAACTGAACGGTCAGTTCACCGAGGACGACCAGCTGCAGGTCTCGAACAGCGCCGAGTCTCAGGTCAGCGCTGACACGAACCTTGCACCTGGCACGGAAGCCAGCTACTACATCCGCTTCCAGACCCAGGTCTACGAGCACCAGACCACCGTCGACGCGGACGGCATGATCTCGGCCACGTTCGACTTCAGTGACCGGAGCGCCGGCGAGGAGATCAAGACGGTCCGCATCTCCGCTGCTGGCGAGAAGGCTCAGTCTAGCGGTGTCGTCGTCGAGAGTGGCGACCAGCCCGAGACCACGATCGAAGTCTCCGGCGACGCCCCCGCGACCGTCGAGAAGGGCGCTGACGCCTCGCTCGACGTGAGCGTCAGCAACACTGGTGACTCCAGCGAGTCCGTCGACTACCACGTCACGATCAACGGCGAGGAAGTCGACAGCCAGACGCTCGAGCTCGAGGCCGGTGGCGAGCACACCGACAGCTTCGAGATCAACACGAGCGCCACGGGCGACATCACGTGGGAGGTCCACGCTGGTGACCAGTCCGACTCCGGTACCGTCACCGTCGAGAAGGCTGATGGCGACTCCGGTAGTGACTCCGGCAGCTCCGACTCCGGTGGCGACAGCGGCTCGGACTCCGGTAGCGACTCCGGCAGCTCCGACTCCGGTGGCGACTCCGGTGGCGATGACGGTGACTCCGGCAGCTCCGGCACGCCCGGCTTCGGTGTCGGCGTCGCTCTCGTCGCTCTCCTCGGCGCGGCCATGCTGGCCCTGCGCCGCCAGGACTAA
- a CDS encoding carbonic anhydrase — protein MRQVFIELLERNADHAEAHQSAFDDVQESQRPDVVTVCCSDSRVLQDAMWGNGEPGQIFTCGNIGNRVVQRTESGTAVSGDVLYPVAHTGTETIVVVGHTGCGAVTATYDDLIEGVSEPAGITHCLELLKPHLESGVDRLPEGIARADAINHLVEYNVDRQVAFLEESDDVPDGVDVVGVVYDFQDVYGGRRGEVHVINVNGETDLEALRDEYAEVESRIDRLWEY, from the coding sequence ATGCGACAGGTATTCATCGAGCTGCTCGAGCGCAACGCCGACCACGCCGAGGCCCACCAGTCGGCGTTCGACGACGTACAGGAGTCCCAGCGGCCGGACGTCGTCACCGTTTGCTGTTCGGACTCGAGAGTACTGCAGGACGCGATGTGGGGAAACGGCGAGCCCGGGCAGATCTTCACGTGCGGGAACATCGGCAACCGCGTCGTGCAGCGAACCGAGTCCGGGACGGCGGTCTCGGGCGACGTGCTCTACCCGGTCGCGCATACGGGAACGGAGACGATCGTCGTCGTCGGCCACACCGGCTGCGGAGCGGTGACGGCGACCTACGATGACCTGATCGAGGGCGTCTCCGAGCCGGCGGGGATCACCCACTGCCTCGAGCTCTTGAAGCCGCACCTCGAGTCGGGCGTCGACCGGCTTCCCGAGGGCATCGCTCGCGCGGACGCGATCAATCACCTCGTCGAGTACAACGTCGATCGACAGGTCGCGTTCCTCGAGGAGAGCGACGACGTGCCCGACGGCGTCGACGTCGTCGGCGTCGTGTACGACTTTCAGGACGTATACGGCGGTCGCCGTGGTGAAGTCCACGTGATCAACGTGAACGGTGAAACCGACCTCGAGGCGCTCCGAGACGAGTACGCGGAGGTGGAGTCGCGGATCGATCGTCTCTGGGAGTACTGA
- a CDS encoding formate/nitrite transporter family protein translates to MTDSDHKPAAAGEQTPTPDILESVIESGQHEMQREPEGLLLSGFSAGLDIGFGPLLMAVLLTLSDGGYGDLGTELLLASAYAVGFIFVIIARSELFTEHTTLAVMPVLDGRASAGNLARVWGLVWVSNVVGGAVFTIFVVVLVPDFGVASPDAFSTIAHQLVDHGVRWLFVAGILAGWLMGLVAWLVAAAQETISRLVIIWLVTASIGMLHLPHSIAGNVEVLFGLVVSSDITVLDYAEFLLLSTVGNAIGGGVFVALLKYGHVVRGGG, encoded by the coding sequence GTGACGGACTCGGACCACAAACCGGCCGCCGCCGGCGAGCAAACCCCGACGCCGGACATCCTCGAGTCGGTGATCGAATCCGGCCAACACGAGATGCAGCGCGAACCCGAGGGGCTCCTCCTCTCGGGATTCTCCGCCGGGCTCGACATCGGCTTCGGACCGTTGCTGATGGCGGTCCTGCTCACCCTCTCCGACGGCGGATACGGCGACCTCGGGACGGAACTGCTGCTCGCGAGCGCTTACGCCGTGGGGTTTATTTTCGTCATCATCGCGCGCTCGGAGCTCTTTACCGAGCACACGACGCTCGCGGTGATGCCCGTCCTCGACGGCCGCGCGTCGGCCGGGAACCTGGCTCGCGTCTGGGGACTGGTCTGGGTCAGTAACGTCGTCGGCGGTGCGGTGTTCACGATCTTCGTCGTCGTGCTGGTGCCCGACTTCGGAGTCGCTTCGCCGGACGCGTTCAGTACGATCGCTCACCAACTGGTCGACCACGGCGTTCGCTGGCTGTTCGTCGCCGGTATCCTCGCGGGCTGGCTCATGGGACTGGTTGCGTGGTTGGTCGCCGCCGCACAGGAGACGATTAGCCGGCTGGTCATCATCTGGCTCGTCACCGCCTCGATCGGCATGCTCCACCTCCCGCACTCGATCGCGGGCAACGTCGAGGTACTGTTCGGACTGGTCGTCTCGTCCGATATCACCGTCCTCGACTACGCGGAATTCCTCCTGTTATCCACCGTCGGCAACGCGATCGGCGGCGGCGTCTTCGTCGCCCTCCTGAAATACGGTCACGTGGTCCGCGGCGGCGGTTGA
- a CDS encoding DUF998 domain-containing protein gives MATAQSLVEEETPGDGSQRFAGLALFALAAQFMIVIMLGAAMAPDYDFGGGAISDLGVVAETALLFNASLVVVGLLNVIGGYAFYRTHGSRWLLSVYVLAGVGAIGAGVFPLDAGGLHGLFALVAFLFFNVEAIGSGTRLAGPMRVISIFAGVVGIAFVVLMAIGDAGNVAAFGPIGHGGTERMIVYPAMLWLLAFGGYLMAAPIEDAAVSPETTP, from the coding sequence ATGGCTACAGCGCAATCGCTCGTCGAGGAAGAGACACCCGGGGATGGCAGTCAGCGATTCGCGGGGCTCGCTCTGTTCGCTCTGGCGGCGCAGTTCATGATCGTCATCATGCTCGGGGCCGCGATGGCGCCGGACTACGACTTCGGCGGCGGCGCGATCAGCGACCTCGGCGTCGTCGCCGAGACGGCACTCCTGTTCAACGCCTCGCTGGTCGTCGTCGGACTGTTGAACGTGATCGGCGGCTACGCCTTCTACCGGACCCACGGCAGTCGGTGGCTCCTGTCGGTGTACGTCCTCGCCGGCGTCGGTGCGATCGGCGCCGGCGTCTTCCCGCTCGACGCCGGCGGCCTGCACGGGCTCTTCGCGCTCGTCGCGTTCCTGTTTTTCAACGTGGAAGCGATCGGCAGCGGCACCCGCCTCGCCGGCCCTATGAGGGTCATCTCGATATTCGCTGGCGTCGTCGGCATCGCCTTCGTTGTCCTGATGGCGATCGGTGACGCCGGCAACGTAGCGGCGTTCGGCCCGATCGGCCACGGCGGAACGGAGCGAATGATCGTCTACCCAGCGATGCTGTGGTTGCTCGCCTTCGGCGGCTACCTCATGGCCGCGCCGATCGAGGACGCGGCGGTGTCCCCCGAGACGACGCCCTGA
- a CDS encoding flavodoxin domain-containing protein, producing the protein MVSILVPYGTGEGQTARVADRIASALTDRGHDATTIDTDDLPSDLSVDDFDAVCIGASIHMGKHQSSVREFVDDNRDALAARPTAFFQLSMSSAVDDEERRAEAAGYVDEFLEETDFHPDRIGLFGGALRYSKYGFVKRLLMKRIARDATGDTDTSRDYEYTDWHEVEAFAADFAAFLEQRLGVAPPEAAGGGERNKAGSDENGGDGDLIE; encoded by the coding sequence ATGGTTTCCATTCTCGTTCCGTACGGCACCGGTGAGGGACAGACGGCGAGGGTCGCCGATCGCATCGCGTCGGCTCTCACGGACCGCGGCCACGACGCCACGACGATAGACACCGACGACCTCCCATCCGACCTCTCGGTCGACGATTTCGACGCCGTCTGTATCGGCGCGTCGATCCACATGGGTAAACACCAGTCGTCGGTCCGAGAGTTCGTCGACGACAACCGCGACGCCCTGGCAGCGCGGCCGACGGCGTTCTTCCAGTTATCGATGTCCTCGGCCGTCGACGACGAGGAGCGACGGGCCGAGGCCGCGGGCTACGTCGACGAATTCCTCGAGGAGACCGACTTTCACCCCGACCGGATCGGCCTTTTCGGCGGGGCGCTTCGCTACTCGAAGTACGGCTTCGTCAAGCGGCTGTTGATGAAGCGGATCGCCAGGGACGCGACCGGTGATACCGACACCTCTCGAGACTACGAGTACACCGACTGGCACGAGGTCGAGGCCTTCGCCGCCGACTTCGCCGCGTTCCTCGAGCAGCGCCTCGGCGTGGCTCCGCCCGAAGCTGCCGGCGGCGGAGAACGCAACAAGGCGGGAAGCGATGAAAATGGGGGCGACGGAGACCTGATCGAATGA
- a CDS encoding YqjF family protein: MVLPIRMGWRHLLFANWPLEPAVVASHLPPGLEPDTYEGRAWLSVVPYRNVDVRPRGVPAVAGFALPELNLRTYVTCDGEPGVYFFSLDAQGLLGTVGARLFHHLPYYYARMTFRSADGGIRVTSKRLHPGERPVSFDATYGPTGPEFTAEPGSLAAFLTERYRFYTEDPAGRLRYADIDHDPWTLHEADVTVRENTLFHANGFAPPDGEPVCYYSPGTDIAATRSRRWR; this comes from the coding sequence ATGGTCCTGCCGATCCGGATGGGGTGGCGACACCTCCTGTTCGCCAACTGGCCGCTCGAGCCGGCAGTCGTCGCCAGTCACCTGCCGCCGGGCCTCGAGCCCGATACGTACGAGGGGCGGGCGTGGCTCTCGGTCGTGCCGTATCGCAACGTCGACGTTCGGCCGCGCGGGGTGCCGGCCGTCGCCGGCTTCGCGTTGCCGGAACTCAACCTCCGGACGTACGTCACCTGCGACGGCGAGCCGGGAGTCTACTTCTTCAGCCTCGATGCCCAGGGGCTACTCGGAACCGTCGGGGCGCGGCTCTTTCACCACTTGCCGTACTACTACGCTCGGATGACGTTCCGAAGCGCCGACGGCGGTATCCGCGTGACGAGCAAGCGGCTTCACCCCGGCGAGCGGCCGGTGTCGTTCGACGCGACGTACGGACCGACGGGGCCGGAATTCACCGCCGAGCCCGGGTCGCTGGCCGCCTTTCTGACCGAACGATACCGCTTCTACACCGAGGACCCCGCCGGTCGCCTCCGGTACGCGGACATCGACCACGACCCCTGGACGCTCCACGAGGCCGACGTGACGGTCCGAGAGAACACACTGTTTCACGCGAACGGCTTCGCACCGCCCGACGGGGAGCCGGTCTGCTACTACAGTCCCGGCACGGATATCGCCGCAACGCGGTCTCGTCGCTGGCGGTGA
- a CDS encoding CPBP family intramembrane glutamic endopeptidase translates to MRGEGSDTGDGLPGRRGVTVFLLLTFGWSWGVWVPKALGEAGLLEGIPQLPQVGAFGPTIAAFVLVTYVDGTAGARRLAGRAVSLDYPTRWLLPALCLAPAVVAASLAVAALTGTVPSFPWAGNPIVLPVAFAFILFLGGPVQEEFGWRGYLLDPLQDRLTAVGGGVAVGLVWAVWHLPLFFVPSETLYYREPFLGFAVSITLLSVLMTWVYNNTNASLLPALLFHTSFNWAQGMFPILESDPASLAFVALFGATTLAVVWYWGPRRLVRSRDGAIGRSASRFDQR, encoded by the coding sequence ATGCGAGGCGAGGGATCCGACACCGGCGACGGGCTCCCGGGGCGGCGCGGCGTGACGGTATTTCTCCTGCTGACGTTCGGCTGGTCGTGGGGCGTCTGGGTGCCGAAAGCGCTCGGCGAGGCCGGACTGCTCGAGGGCATCCCCCAGCTCCCGCAAGTCGGCGCGTTCGGGCCGACGATCGCCGCGTTCGTCCTCGTCACGTACGTCGATGGCACCGCGGGCGCTCGTCGACTCGCCGGTCGTGCCGTCAGTCTTGACTATCCGACGCGCTGGCTGCTCCCCGCGCTCTGTCTCGCGCCGGCCGTCGTCGCTGCATCGCTTGCCGTCGCGGCGCTCACCGGAACCGTCCCGTCGTTCCCCTGGGCCGGGAACCCCATCGTGCTCCCCGTGGCGTTCGCGTTCATCCTCTTCCTCGGCGGTCCGGTACAGGAGGAGTTCGGTTGGCGCGGCTACTTACTCGATCCCCTGCAGGACCGATTGACCGCGGTCGGCGGGGGCGTCGCCGTCGGTCTCGTCTGGGCGGTCTGGCACCTCCCCCTCTTTTTCGTGCCGAGCGAAACGCTCTACTACCGCGAGCCGTTCCTCGGCTTCGCCGTCTCGATCACGCTGCTCTCCGTGCTCATGACGTGGGTGTACAATAACACGAACGCGAGCCTCCTCCCTGCGCTCCTCTTTCACACCTCCTTCAACTGGGCGCAGGGGATGTTCCCGATCCTCGAGTCGGACCCGGCCAGCCTCGCGTTCGTGGCCCTGTTCGGGGCCACGACGCTCGCCGTCGTCTGGTACTGGGGACCGAGGCGGCTCGTGCGGTCTCGAGACGGAGCGATCGGCCGATCGGCCTCTCGTTTTGACCAGAGGTGA